A genomic stretch from Luteolibacter flavescens includes:
- a CDS encoding SAM hydroxide adenosyltransferase has translation MIALLLIVGLRAQEVSTGEINGAKYMLASPEEWQGKLILIAHGYRAEDQPLKADYEIDKRFAQPLIEKGWAIASTSYRRNGWIIEDAILDLKALRDHVSAGKGGVSRCILVGSSMGGLIGTLAAEGAIDNLSGVVAIGAYLGHRETGAYYETLSWKPKAPIIFLTNETELDHPRHYREKAGMAANTALWEVKRPGHCNVSATERYNAVVALDAWIDGTAPEKDKDATVGPPVRKSTAVKKDAGLSGKITFVSAGFGNLSSDLVSADLETLGVKVGDQVLVKSDAGEIVATVALYHSDVGEGHASVYVTPNGWLAIVINGGNAADALKVKKEDSVTISPAPKKEEKKEEEKKAPAPEAAEEKKPE, from the coding sequence GTGATCGCCCTCTTGCTGATCGTCGGCCTCCGCGCACAGGAGGTATCGACCGGCGAGATCAACGGCGCGAAGTACATGCTCGCGTCCCCGGAGGAGTGGCAGGGCAAGCTCATCCTCATCGCCCACGGCTACCGGGCCGAGGACCAGCCGCTGAAGGCCGACTACGAGATCGACAAGCGCTTCGCCCAGCCGCTGATCGAAAAAGGCTGGGCCATCGCCTCCACGAGCTACCGTCGCAATGGCTGGATCATCGAGGACGCCATCCTCGACCTGAAGGCGCTCCGCGACCACGTCTCCGCGGGGAAAGGCGGCGTGAGCCGCTGCATCCTGGTCGGCAGCTCGATGGGCGGACTGATCGGAACGCTCGCCGCCGAGGGTGCCATCGACAATCTCAGCGGCGTGGTCGCAATCGGGGCCTACCTCGGCCACCGCGAGACCGGCGCCTACTACGAGACGCTCTCGTGGAAGCCGAAGGCCCCCATCATCTTCCTGACCAACGAAACCGAGCTCGATCACCCGCGGCACTACCGCGAGAAGGCCGGCATGGCGGCAAACACCGCGCTGTGGGAGGTGAAGCGCCCCGGCCACTGCAATGTCTCCGCCACCGAGCGATACAACGCCGTGGTCGCGCTCGACGCGTGGATCGACGGCACCGCGCCGGAGAAGGACAAGGATGCCACCGTGGGCCCGCCCGTCAGGAAGAGCACCGCGGTGAAGAAGGACGCCGGGCTTTCCGGCAAGATCACTTTTGTCTCAGCGGGCTTTGGAAATCTCTCCAGCGATCTCGTTTCCGCAGACCTCGAAACGCTCGGCGTGAAGGTGGGCGATCAGGTGCTCGTGAAGAGCGATGCCGGGGAGATCGTGGCCACCGTCGCGCTCTACCACTCCGATGTCGGGGAAGGCCATGCTTCCGTCTATGTCACGCCGAATGGCTGGCTCGCCATCGTCATCAATGGCGGCAATGCAGCCGACGCCCTGAAGGTGAAGAAGGAGGACTCCGTGACCATCTCCCCCGCCCCGAAGAAGGAAGAGAAAAAGGAGGAGGAAAAGAAAGCGCCCGCACCGGAGGCCGCGGAAGAGAAGAAGCCGGAGTAA
- the trpC gene encoding indole-3-glycerol phosphate synthase TrpC has protein sequence MSDKLAEIIATKHQEVEALLSRAGHLRAAALQRNEFRGFRSALDLGPDRVGVIAEVKKASPSVGLIDPNFDPIRQAKRYLDGGASCLSILTDEKYFQGSLSYLSKISEFSDAPLLRKDFTVHPVQIHEAIVSGADAILLIVAALDDDTLKRLYNEAKDFQLDVLVEVHNLPEMERAIELGADLIGINNRNLKTFEIDLATTEALADEVGDDVILVSESGLRTPEDVQRALDAGASAVLIGESLMRAHNPAEEIEAYLSLRAL, from the coding sequence ATGTCCGACAAGCTCGCCGAGATCATCGCCACCAAGCACCAGGAAGTCGAAGCGCTCCTTTCCCGCGCCGGCCACCTGCGCGCCGCCGCCTTGCAGCGCAATGAGTTCCGCGGCTTCCGCTCCGCACTCGACCTCGGCCCGGACCGCGTCGGCGTCATCGCCGAGGTGAAGAAGGCCTCGCCATCCGTCGGCCTCATCGACCCGAATTTCGACCCCATCCGCCAGGCGAAGCGCTACCTCGACGGCGGTGCCTCCTGCCTCTCCATCCTCACGGACGAGAAGTATTTCCAAGGCTCGCTGAGCTATCTCTCGAAGATTTCCGAATTCTCCGACGCCCCGCTGCTCCGCAAGGACTTCACCGTCCACCCGGTCCAGATCCACGAGGCGATCGTCTCCGGGGCGGACGCGATCCTCCTGATTGTGGCGGCACTGGACGACGACACCCTGAAGCGCCTCTACAACGAGGCGAAGGACTTCCAGCTCGACGTGCTGGTGGAGGTCCACAACCTGCCGGAAATGGAGCGCGCGATCGAACTCGGCGCGGACCTGATCGGCATCAACAACCGCAACCTGAAGACCTTCGAGATCGACCTCGCCACCACCGAGGCCCTCGCGGATGAGGTGGGCGATGACGTGATCCTCGTCTCCGAGTCCGGCCTGCGCACGCCGGAGGACGTCCAGCGCGCGCTCGACGCCGGTGCGAGCGCCGTGCTCATCGGGGAATCCCTGATGCGGGCTCATAATCCTGCGGAGGAAATCGAGGCATATTTGTCACTTCGGGCACTTTAG
- a CDS encoding response regulator: MSSLEPKRDLLIVDDHPIITLAVKSLVETMLTNYEPHTVHTAAAALEMAGRCKPAIAVVDISLPDGDGLDLVRRIKEAAPTCAVLVFSMQNELQYGARALKAGANGYLMKGDKVSAVVDAIRKIESGGMYASPALAEELLRNVAKPANSGIETFSDREYQVFRLLAEGHSTKEIALRLKISTKTVDSHIEHMKVKVGCSNKTELLLQARDWWRSTQGQGAS, from the coding sequence ATGTCCTCCCTGGAGCCAAAGCGAGATCTGCTCATCGTGGATGACCATCCGATCATCACCCTCGCGGTGAAGTCCTTGGTCGAGACCATGCTTACGAACTACGAGCCGCACACGGTTCACACGGCGGCGGCCGCGCTGGAGATGGCCGGGCGGTGCAAGCCTGCCATCGCGGTGGTGGACATTTCCCTGCCGGATGGCGACGGGCTCGACCTGGTCCGCCGGATCAAGGAGGCCGCGCCGACCTGCGCGGTGCTCGTCTTCAGCATGCAGAACGAGCTCCAGTACGGGGCCCGTGCGCTGAAGGCCGGGGCGAACGGCTACCTCATGAAGGGCGACAAGGTCTCCGCCGTGGTGGACGCGATCCGGAAGATCGAGTCCGGCGGCATGTATGCCTCGCCCGCCCTCGCCGAGGAATTGCTGCGGAACGTGGCCAAGCCCGCGAACTCGGGCATCGAGACTTTCAGCGACCGCGAGTACCAGGTCTTCCGCCTGCTGGCCGAGGGGCACTCGACGAAGGAGATCGCCCTGCGGCTGAAGATCAGCACGAAGACCGTGGACAGCCACATCGAGCACATGAAGGTGAAGGTGGGCTGCTCGAACAAGACGGAGCTGCTGCTGCAGGCGCGCGATTGGTGGCGCTCGACGCAGGGTCAGGGCGCGTCCTGA